Proteins from a genomic interval of Bos mutus isolate GX-2022 chromosome 15, NWIPB_WYAK_1.1, whole genome shotgun sequence:
- the SERPING1 gene encoding plasma protease C1 inhibitor, translating to MASRLTPLTLLLLLLLAGDRVTSDMIVGPGNLQEGESEGDSQKGGILDGESIQGNEDSPTLPITNLTVVPATVTKPFSQPATEPVQSTIQPTAEPFCPAPVTSCSDSEIRSAEAVLGEALTDFSLRLYQDFSVLKKRETNFIFSPFSIASLLTQILLGAGGETRVSLERLLSYPQNFSCVHHALRAFMSEGFTSFSQIFHSSDLTIKDTFAEASQRLYGSSPRPLGNDSTASLELINDWVAKKTNLRIRRLLDSLPEDTRLILLNAVALSAKWKIAFDKGRTSTKPFHLKSSAIKVPMMNSKKYPVASFTDRTLSARVGRLQLSHNLSFVILVPQTVKHHLQDLEQALSTAVFKAVIKKLEMTKFHPTHLTMPRIKVQSSQDMLDYFDFIYDVNLCGLTEDPDVQVSGIRHQATLELTESGVEATAASVVSVARNLLLFEVQQPFLFLLWDQQHKFPVFMGRVYDPKG from the exons ATGGCCTCCAGGCTGACCCCGCtgaccctcctgctgctgctgctgctggctggg GACAGAGTCACCTCAGATATGATCGTCGGCCCAGGGAACTTACAAGAAGGGGAAAGTGAAGGAGACAGCCAGAAAGGAGGTATTCTCGATGGTGAGTCCATTCAAGGCAACGAGGACTCTCCCACCTTGCCGATAACTAACCTGACCGTCGTGCCAGCCACTGTCACCAAGCCCTTCAGCCAGCCTGCCACTGAACCGGTCCAATCAACCATCCAGCCCACTGCTGAGCCCTTCTGCCCGGCGCCCGTCACCTCCTGCTCTGACTCGGAGATCCGCTCAGCAGAGGCGGTGCTGGGGGAGGCTTTGACAGACTTCTCCCTGAGGCTCTACCAGGACTTCTCAGTGTTGAAGAAGAGGGAGACCAACTTCATCTTTTCCCCCTTCAGCATTGCCAGCCTCCTCACCCAAATCCTGCTTG gggctggaggagaaacCAGGGTCAGCCTGGAGCGCCTCCTCTCTTACCCCCAGAACTTCAGCTGTGTCCACCACGCCCTGAGGGCCTTCATGTCCGAAGGTTTCACCTCGTTCTCTCAGATCTTCCACAGCTCAG ACCTGACCATCAAGGACACCTTCGCCGAGGCCTCTCAGAGGCTCTATGGCAGCAGCCCGAGACCCCTGGGAAATGACAGCACAGCCAGCTTGGAGCTTATCAATGACTGGGTGGCCAAGAAGACCAACCTCAGGATCAGGCGGCTGCTGGACAGCCTGCCTGAGGACACCCGCCTCATCCTCCTCAACGCTGTCGCCCTGAGCG CCAAGTGGAAGATAGCCTTTGATAAAGGCAGAACAAGCACAAAGCCCTTTCACCTCAAATCCTCTGCCATCAAAGTGCCCATGATGAACAGCAAGAAGTACCCTGTGGCCTCTTTCACAGACCGGACTCTGAGCGCCCGG GTGGGCCGCCTGCAGCTGTCTCACAACCTCAGCTTTGTGATCCTGGTGCCCCAGACCGTGAAACACCATCTCCAAGACCTGGAGCAGGCTCTCAGCACCGCCGTCTTCAAAGCTGTCATAAAGAAGCTGGAGATGACCAAGTTCCATCCCACTCACCTGACGATGCCTCGCATCAAAGTGCAGAGCAGTCAGGACATGCTGG ATTACTTTGACTTCATCTACGACGTCAACCTGTGCGGGCTGACGGAGGACCCGGACGTGCAGGTGTCGGGGATCCGTCACCAGGCCACCCTGGAGCTGACGGAGAGCGGGGTGGAGGCGACTGCGGCCTCAGTCGTCTCCGTGGCCCGAAACTTGCTGCTCTTCGAAGTGCAGCAGcccttcctcttcctgctctGGGACCAGCAGCACAAGTTCCCGGTCTTCATGGGTCGGGTGTACGACCCCAAGGGCTGA